From Rutidosis leptorrhynchoides isolate AG116_Rl617_1_P2 chromosome 3, CSIRO_AGI_Rlap_v1, whole genome shotgun sequence, a single genomic window includes:
- the LOC139901267 gene encoding uncharacterized mitochondrial protein AtMg00810-like: MLQSEITIIDHTEDNHDPIPAVNESRTESTILIVPQPRRYVDEDIYMKPPEGYSKAAPGQSKHDYSLFVKKDTEGFIAALVYVDDILITGNTEAEIIKLKQALDEKFTIKDLGLARYFLSIELCRTHKGTYLHQRKYILDLLTDAGLTATKPTNSPLPQHLKLSIDTGTPLQEPDSYRRLIEKLLYLAMTKPDISYDVQHLSQFISALKDFHMQDAIYLLRYLKSTISKGLFYPIQPNLKVAEFSDADWASCVMTRKSLTGYCVFLGHALVSWKTKKQVRVSRSSTEAEYRSMATTTCELVWLAYLLKDLRIEVQIPITLFCDNKVAQQIAANPCFHERTKHLDIDCHFTRDKVQSGFLQTAYIPTNLQLTDIMTKALGRNQHLHLAHKLGFEELPT; encoded by the exons atgttacagtcTGAGATTACTATTATTGATCATACAGAAGACAATCATGATCCTATTCCTGCAGTTAATGAAAGTCGAACTGAGTCAACCATTCTTATTGTCCCACAACCAAGAAG ATATGTAGATGAAGATATTTACATGAAACCACCAGAAGGGTATTCAAAAGCAGCTCCAGGCCAA TCCAAACATGATTATTCATTGTTTGTCAAGAAGGATACTGAAGGTTTCATTGCAGCATTGGTTTATGTAGATGATATCTTGATTACAGGCAACACAGAAGCAGAGATTATCAAACTCAAACAAGCATTGGATGAGAAATTCACAATTAAAGATTTGGGATTGGCAAGGTATTTTTTGAGTATTGAATTGTGCAGAACTCACAAAGGAACCTATTTACACCAAAGAAAATACATACTTGATCTTCTCACAGATGCTGGTTTAACTGCAACTAAACCAACAAACTCACCTTTGCCTCAACATTTGAAATTGTCCATAGACACGGGTACACCATTGCAAGAACCTGATTCCTACAGAAGGTTAATTGAAAAACTGCTGTATTTGGCTATGACTAAGCCAGATATTTCTTATGATGTTCAACATCTTAGCCAGTTTATTTCTGCACTAAAAGATTTTCATATGCAAGATGCAATATATCTTCTTAGGTATCTCAAGAGTACTATTTCAAAAGGTTTATTTTACCCTATTCAACCTAATTTGAAGGTGGCAGAATTTTCAGATGCAGATTGGGCATCATGCGTTATGACAAGAAAATCATTAACTGGTTATTGTGTATTTTTGGGTCATGCATTGGTATCTTGGAAGACTAAGAAACAAGTTAGAGTATCTAGATCATCAACAGAGGCAGAATATAGAAGCATGGCTACAACAACATGTGAATTAGTGTGGTTAGCTTATTTGCTCAAAGATTTGCGCATTGAAGTTCAAATTCCCATTACATTGTTCTGTGATAACAAGGTTGCTCAGCAGATTGCAGCAAATCCTTGTTTTCATGAACGCACCAAACATCTTGACATTGATTGTCATTTCACAAGAGATAAAGTTCAAAGTGGTTTCTTACAGACTGCTTACATCCCAACAAATTTACAACTTACAGACATTATGACAAAAGCTTTGGGCAGAAATCAACACCTTCATTTGGCTCACAAATTGGGTTTTGAAGAACTTCCAACTTGA